From Hydractinia symbiolongicarpus strain clone_291-10 chromosome 11, HSymV2.1, whole genome shotgun sequence, the proteins below share one genomic window:
- the LOC130614002 gene encoding membrane-spanning 4-domains subfamily A member 8-like produces the protein MLNSTVVTSRPMQPAAMMPPARRPMNVRTLRGLAIAQIVNGVLTFGLGIGAAAVFNKNYWLTEAAPGIWGGIWIFVTGVIGVISTTRPESIPLNNTHMAFCIISTIVASIHGIMFAVGLGYYNHCKNRSTYYFNYRYSYGYSYGYSYSSSYYSGDYRYCSSNSAGVVIYAFLVLLMSVEFFVALVAAVYCSQGACLSRFWGGVIIQQQQPQYIVTTSSSNPAYVTSSGYPATTVMMTSPHFNAYQQPATITNTTIAYSQYPQQQQQQQQQQQQQQQQQQQQQQQQQQNSTPQYPPPLQY, from the exons atgCTAAATTCGACAGTTGTAACCTCAAGGCCGATGCAGCCTGCTGCAATGATGCCACCTGCGAGACGACCTATGAATGTCCGTACATTGCGTGGCTTGG CTATTGCTCAGATCGTGAATGGAGTTTTAACCTTCGGACTCGGTATTGGCGCAGCAGCCGTATTTAACAAGAATTATTGGTTAACTGAAGCTGCTCCTGGAATCTGGGGTGGTATATGGATATTTGTTACTGGTGTTATTGGAGTTATCTCAACAACACGCCCCGAATCTATACCACTAAATAACACTCACATGGCATTTTGTATTATTTCAACGATTGTAGCGTCCATTCATGGCATCATGTTTGCTGTAGGATTAGG ttaTTACAACCATTGCAAAAATCGATCCACATACTACTTCAACTACCGCTACAGCTACGGCTACAGCTACGGATACAGCTACAGCTCTTCTTACTATTCCGGAGACTACCGTTACTGTTCTAGCAACAGCGCCGGTGTTGTAATTTATGCTTTTCTGGTTTTACTGATGTCAGTTGAGTTTTTTGTAGCACTGGTAGCTGCAGTATACTGTTCTCAAGGTGCCTGTTTGTCACGTTTCTGGGGTG GTGTGATcatccaacaacaacaacctcaGTATATTGTCACCACTTCCTCGAGTAATCCAGCATATGTGACATCGTCAGGTTACCCTGCTACCACAGTTATGATGACATCCCCTCATTTTAACGCATACCAACAACCTGCTACCATCACAAATACAACGATTGCTTACTCTCAATAtcctcaacaacaacaacaacaacaacaacaacaacaacaacaacaacaacaacaacaacaacaacaacaacaacaacaacaaaactccACTCCGCAATACCCTCCTCCTCTTCAGTACTAA
- the LOC130613532 gene encoding putative amine oxidase [copper-containing]: protein MSLREETTTGHLLVSPFYKQLQNKYGYEVVDGYLGGIHDHFMLYKVNLDILEIERKTEKEAAIRYNFDHPKYYIVYNNKKNKYENHRDEQGTRNGQNTRSQCQSFKKLNGLEAACLIIGLNMLLQDTFIKDNESIVNEDLVAWIPIGGMHIPCPEVYPATLTIENQFTFYQQTI, encoded by the exons ATGAGTTTGCGAGAAGAAACAACAACGGGGCATTTACTGGTAAGCCCGTTTTACAAGCAACTTCAAAACAAGTACGGATACGAAGTAGTTGACGGCTACTTAGGAGGCATTCATGATCATTTTATGTTATATAAAGTTAACTTGGATATTCTCG aaattgaAAGGAAAACAGAAAAGGAAGCTGCGATTCGCTACAATTTCGATCATCCAAAATACTACATCGTTTACAACAATAAGAAGAACAAATACGAAAATCATCGTG ATGAACAAGGCACACGGAATGGTCAAAATACCAGATCTCAGTGTCAAAGTTTTAAGAAACTGAACGGTTTGGAAGCTGCATGTTTAATTATTGGTCTCAATATGCTACTCCAAGATACCTTCATTAAAGACAACGAAAGCATTGTCAATGAAGATTTGGTGGCATGGATTCCAATTGGTGGAATGCATATCCCTTGCCCAGAAGTCTACCCAGCCACGCTCACTATAGAAAATCAGTTCACATTTTATCAACAAACCATTTAG
- the LOC130614221 gene encoding A-kinase anchor protein 5-like, whose product MAVNTKIILLIFVCAYVNSAPLTMKQLDQILEDISASARKDAQRLQSGDAQRLQSGDAQRLQSGDAQRLQSGDAQRLQSGDAQRLQSGDAQRLQSGDAQRLQSGDAQRLQSGDAQRLQSGDAQRLQSGDAQRLQSGDAQRLQSGDAQRLQSGDAQRLQSGDAQRLQSGDAQRLQSGDAQRLQGGDAQRLQGGDAQRLTSGDAQRLTSGDAQRLTSGDAQRLTSGDAQRLTSGDAQRLTSGDAQRLTSGDAQRLTSGDAQRLTSGDAQCLTSGDAQRLTSGDAQRLQSGDAQRLQSGDAQRLQSGDAQRLQSGDAQRLQSGDAQRLQSGDAQRLQGGDAQRLQGGDAQRLTSGDAQRLTSGDAQRLTSGDAQRLTSGDAQRLTSGDAQRLTSGDAQRLTSGDAQRLTSGDAQRLTSGDAQRLTSGDAQRLTSGDAQRLTSGDAQRLTSGDAQRLTSGDAQRLTSGDAQRLTSGDAQRLTSGDAKSSICNKLKVLYNGKQIFSSCLHKFCRFTLSF is encoded by the exons ATGGCTGTCAACACTAAGATTATTCTTCTCATCTTCGTATGTGCGTATGTCAACAGCGCTCCGTTGACCATGAAGCAACTAG ATCAAATTCTTGAGGACATTTCAGCGTCTGCAAGAAAAGACGCCCAACGCTTGCAGAGTggagacgcccaacgcttgcagagtggagacgcccaacgcttgcagagtggagacgcccaacgcttgcagagtggagacgcccaacgcttgcagagtggagacgcccaacgcttgcagagtggagacgcccaacgcttgcagagtggagacgcccaacgcttgcagagtggagacgcccaacgcttgcagagtggagacgcccaacgcttgcagagtggagacgcccaacgcttgcagagtggagacgcccaacgcttgcagagtggagacgcccaacgcttgcagagtggagacgcccaacgcttgcagagtggagacgcccaacgcttgcagagtggagacgcccaacgcttgcagagtggagacgcccaacgcttgcagagtggagacgcccaacgcttgcagggtggagacgcccaacgcttgcagggtggagacgcccaacgcttgACGAGTGGGGACGCCCAACGCTTGACGAGTGGGGACGCCCAACGCTTGACGAGTGGGGACGCCCAACGCTTGACGAGTGGGGACGCCCAACGCTTGACGAGTGGGGACGCCCAACGCTTGACGAGTGGGGACGCCCAACGCTTGACGAGTGGGGACGCCCAACGCTTGACGAGTGGGGACGCCCAACGCTTGACGAGTGGGGACGCCCAATGCTTGACGAGTGGGGACGCCCAACGCTTGACGAGTGGGGACGCCCAACGCTTGCAGAGTggagacgcccaacgcttgcagagtggagacgcccaacgcttgcagagtggagacgcccaacgcttgcagagtggagacgcccaacgcttgcagagtggagacgcccaacgcttgcagagtggagacgcccaacgcttgcagggtggagacgcccaacgcttgcagggtggagacgcccaacgcttgacgagtggggacgcccaacgcttgacgagtggggacgcccaacgcttgacgagtggggacgcccaacgcttgacgagtggggacgcccaacgcttgacgagtggggacgcccaacgcttgacgagtggggacgcccaacgcttgacgagtggggacgcccaacgcttgacgagtggggacgcccaacgcttgacgagtggggacgcccaacgcttgacgagtggggacgcccaacgcttgacgagtggggacgcccaacgcttgacgagtggggacgcccaacgcttgacgagtggggacgcccaacgcttgacgagtggggacgcccaacgcttgacgagtggggacgcccaacgcttgacgagtggagacgcccaacgcttgACGAGTGGAGACGCCAAAAGTTCTATTTGCAACAAACTGAAAGTCTTATATAATGGAAAGCAAATTTTCTCTTCTTGTCTGCATAAATTCTGTCGCTTTACGTTGAGTTTTTAA
- the LOC130613531 gene encoding uncharacterized protein LOC130613531 — protein sequence MILVRIRCGLLLEDMAVRFNMSTSHISRILITWTDFLHSQFRMLPIWASKETVQNRMPKCFQKSYPNTRVILDCTEVFVEMPTSYRTQSSTFSNYKHHNTAKGLVGIAPDGSVTFVSDLYGGRFSDKRITKDSGIYDLLEPGDSVMADRGFELEEDLPDGVTLNIPPFLDGKPQLSLLEENETRRIASVRVHVERAIELIKNYRILQTVFKLSMAAELNKIWVICCYLVNFLPQLVPDPDVFINKVEKTSSVSGTLNKATKKYNGMT from the exons aTGATACTGGTTCGAATTCGATGTGGACTTTTGTTAGAAGATATGGCTGTTCGATTTAATATGTCGACAAGTCACATAAgcagaatattgattacatggacagattttttacattcacaatTCCGTATGCTTCCAATATGGGCTTCAAAAGAAACAGTACAAAATAGAATgccgaaatgttttcaaaaaagttacccaaataCCCGTGTCATATTAGATTGTACAGAAGTATTTGTGGAAATGCCTACGTCATATCGCACACAGTCCAGTACCTTTTCAAATTACAAACACCATAATACAGCAAAAGGATTAGTCGGAATAGCTCCTGATGGATCAGTGACATTTGTCTCTGATTTGTATGGTGGACGCTTTTCGGATAAACGAATAACAAAAGATAGTGGTATATACGATTTGCTAGAGCCTGGGGATTCTGTGATGGCTGATAGAGGATTTGAGCTCGAGGAAGATTTACCTGATGGAGTAACATTAAATATTCCACCATTTTTAGATGGAAAACCTCAGCTAAGTTTATTAGAGGAAAACGAAACTAGAAGAATAGCATCTGTACGTGTACATGTCGAACGAGCAATCGAACTTATAAAAAATTACCGAATTTTACAAACAGTTTTCAAACTATCAATGGCTGCTGAACTCAATAAGATATGggttatttgttgttatttagttaattttttaccacagttGGTACCAGAT CCTGATGTGTTTATAAACAAGGTTGAAAAAACGAGTAGTGTATCTGGCACTTTAAACAAAGCCACTAAAAAATACAAT ggaATGACGTAA
- the LOC130614006 gene encoding membrane-spanning 4-domains subfamily A member 8-like isoform X1 translates to MQSSTVVTSMPVQGGGQMVVPIRNSMNVPTTRALAITQIVIGILSFVFGIGAATGFDRGFFVNKTGPGIWGGIWIFVTGVIGVISTTRPKSSPLNGTHMAFCIVSVMVAFINGVMFAIGLSFYNECQGRKSSYFINDYQYCSENRNSGVAVYACLVLMMIVEFFVALVTVVYTCQSADACCSSSGQGMSFFLRLHASLP, encoded by the exons ATGCAAAGTTCAACAGTTGTAACTTCAATGCCGGTGCAGGGTGGCGGGCAAATGGTCGTACCTATACGAAACTCTATGAATGTTCCTACGACACGTGCCTTGG CTATTACTCAGATTGTCATTGGAATTTTGTCTTTTGTCTTTGGCATTGGCGCAGCAACAGGATTTGATAGAggcttttttgtaaacaaaactggACCTGGTATCTGGGGTGGTATCTGGATATTTGTTACTGGTGTTATTGGTGTTATCTCAACAACACGCCCTAAATCTTCACCACTAAATGGAACTCACATGGCATTTTGTATTGTATCTGTAATGGTAGCATTTATTAATGGCGTTATGTTTGCTATTGGATTAAG TTTTTACAACGAATGCCAAGGCAGAAAGTCAAGCTACTTTATTAATGACTACCAATATTGCTCCGAAAATCGCAATTCGGGTGTTGCTGTTTATGCTTGCCTCGTTTTAATGATGATTGTTGAGTTTTTTGTGGCACTGGTGACCGTCGTATACACCTGTCAATCTGCAGATGCTTGTTGCTCATCTTCTGGCCAAGGTATGTCTTTTTTTCTACGCTTACACGCTTCTTTACCATAA